Proteins encoded in a region of the Streptomyces sp. NBC_00258 genome:
- a CDS encoding DUF3152 domain-containing protein: MNTTARRTKPSSARESSASRQSRRRRRGSAQSGGPGRSGRRSGGRGRKSKGPLLGGLAALVALVIAAAVAVNWTTSPSSDAADGSASSSPSGPAPDRTPEPSGGTESAGASGKPGEKAGGKGDSEPSGKGSPSASSSSAPEIPASGPGTFATAGGGSGTVGKGGRVLSYKVVVEDGLTQSAADVAEQVEGILADPRGWTADGRSGFRRVSSGTADFVVRLATPGTVDAICGRYGLNTRGEVNCNVGKDVVVNLKRWLLATPVYAADVDAYRALIINHEVGHFLGHGHVTCPGAGKPAPAMMQQIKGMLGCKPNVWPYDSKGRFVTGPAVS, translated from the coding sequence ATGAACACGACTGCCCGTCGCACGAAGCCGTCCTCGGCCAGGGAGTCCTCCGCCTCCCGACAGTCCCGGCGTCGTCGCAGAGGATCCGCGCAGTCCGGTGGTCCGGGGCGGTCCGGCAGACGGTCCGGCGGACGTGGCCGGAAGAGCAAGGGCCCGTTACTCGGCGGCCTGGCGGCGCTGGTCGCATTGGTGATCGCCGCCGCCGTGGCCGTGAACTGGACGACGTCCCCGTCCTCCGACGCCGCGGACGGATCCGCCTCCTCGTCGCCGTCCGGTCCGGCGCCGGACCGGACACCGGAACCGAGCGGCGGGACGGAGTCGGCCGGGGCGAGTGGGAAGCCCGGCGAGAAGGCCGGTGGGAAGGGCGACAGCGAGCCGTCCGGAAAGGGCAGCCCCTCGGCTTCCTCCTCCTCCGCGCCCGAGATCCCGGCCTCGGGCCCCGGCACGTTCGCCACCGCGGGCGGCGGGAGCGGGACCGTCGGGAAGGGCGGCCGGGTCCTGAGCTACAAGGTCGTCGTCGAGGACGGACTCACGCAGTCGGCGGCGGATGTCGCCGAGCAGGTCGAGGGCATACTCGCCGACCCGCGCGGCTGGACGGCCGACGGCCGCTCGGGCTTCCGGCGCGTCTCCAGCGGTACGGCCGACTTCGTCGTACGGCTCGCCACGCCGGGAACGGTGGACGCCATCTGCGGCAGGTACGGCCTGAACACGCGCGGCGAGGTCAACTGCAACGTGGGCAAGGACGTCGTGGTCAACCTCAAGCGGTGGCTGCTGGCGACTCCGGTGTACGCCGCCGACGTGGACGCCTACCGCGCGCTGATCATCAACCACGAGGTCGGCCACTTCCTCGGCCACGGTCATGTGACCTGCCCCGGGGCGGGGAAGCCGGCCCCGGCGATGATGCAGCAGATCAAGGGCATGCTCGGCTGCAAGCCCAACGTCTGGCCGTACGACTCCAAGGGACGGTTCGTCACGGGGCCGGCCGTGTCCTGA
- a CDS encoding pectate lyase family protein, whose protein sequence is MASPSHRRSLRKRRTALLSAAAVAAAGLGAVPFVMNANAGAVDLAHQALPAKDGWAASGSGTTGGSKADSAHTFTVSTRAQLVKALGSATDSTPKIIKIKGTIDANTDDAGKKLTCADYASGTGYSLSAYLKAFDPATYGKKAPSGTQEKARAAAQTKQKKNIVFRVPANTTVVGVPGTKAGITGGSLQVQDVDNVIIRNLSLTATEDCFPQWDPTDGSSGEWNSNYDSVTLRGATHVWADHNTFSDAPFFDSSEKTYFGRKYQIHDGALDITNGSDLVTVERNQFTNHDKTMLIGSSDTDSVGKLRVSIHHNVWKGITQRAPLARIGQIHLYNNVYDTTTLNGYAPKYSLDSRAKAQVVAEHNSWTLPSGAKVAKLLSGDGTGSVAGTGNLVNGKSTDIVAAYNSANSKKLKTTVNWKPTLTAGLQTSANSLPAELLKTTGAGVLS, encoded by the coding sequence GTGGCATCCCCCTCCCACCGCAGGTCCCTCCGTAAGCGGCGCACCGCTCTCCTCTCCGCCGCTGCCGTGGCGGCCGCGGGTCTCGGCGCCGTCCCCTTCGTGATGAACGCGAATGCGGGCGCCGTCGACCTGGCGCACCAGGCTCTGCCCGCCAAGGACGGCTGGGCGGCGTCCGGTTCGGGCACGACCGGCGGTTCGAAGGCCGACTCCGCGCACACCTTCACCGTCAGCACCCGCGCCCAGCTGGTGAAGGCGCTCGGCTCGGCCACCGATTCCACCCCGAAGATCATCAAGATCAAGGGCACGATCGACGCCAACACGGACGACGCGGGCAAGAAGCTGACCTGCGCCGACTACGCCTCCGGTACGGGCTATTCGCTGTCCGCGTACCTGAAGGCGTTCGATCCGGCGACGTACGGCAAGAAGGCGCCCTCGGGCACGCAGGAGAAGGCGCGCGCGGCCGCCCAGACCAAGCAGAAGAAGAACATCGTCTTCCGGGTCCCGGCCAACACCACCGTCGTGGGCGTCCCGGGCACCAAGGCCGGGATCACCGGCGGCAGTCTGCAGGTGCAGGACGTCGACAACGTCATCATCCGCAACCTCTCCCTCACCGCCACCGAGGACTGCTTCCCGCAGTGGGACCCGACGGACGGTTCCTCGGGCGAGTGGAACTCCAACTACGACTCGGTGACGCTGCGCGGGGCGACCCATGTGTGGGCGGACCACAACACGTTCAGCGACGCGCCGTTCTTCGACTCGTCCGAGAAGACGTACTTCGGCCGCAAGTACCAGATCCACGACGGTGCCCTCGACATCACCAACGGCTCGGACCTGGTGACCGTCGAGCGCAACCAGTTCACCAACCACGACAAGACGATGCTGATCGGCAGCAGCGACACCGACAGCGTCGGCAAGCTGCGCGTCTCCATCCACCACAACGTGTGGAAGGGCATCACCCAGCGGGCCCCGCTGGCCCGCATCGGCCAGATCCACCTCTACAACAACGTCTACGACACGACGACCCTCAACGGGTACGCCCCCAAGTACAGCCTCGACTCCCGCGCCAAGGCCCAGGTCGTCGCCGAGCACAACTCCTGGACGCTCCCGTCCGGCGCGAAGGTCGCCAAGCTCCTGAGCGGCGACGGCACGGGCTCCGTCGCCGGCACCGGCAACCTCGTCAACGGCAAGTCCACCGACATCGTCGCCGCGTACAACTCGGCGAACTCGAAGAAGCTGAAGACGACCGTCAACTGGAAGCCGACCCTGACGGCGGGCCTCCAGACCTCGGCGAACAGCCTGCCGGCGGAGCTGCTGAAGACGACGGGCGCGGGGGTTCTTTCCTGA
- a CDS encoding helix-turn-helix domain-containing protein, producing the protein MSTVALAVTDGMLHFELSVAYEVFDAAPVGVAGPWYDVAVCGSDAVRVGRFRLEPDQGLDRLRRADTVIVPAWADVDEGPPADLIDAVRAAHEAGARVASLCTGAFVLAAAGLLDGRRATTHWAHTDVLAARYPEVEVDPDVLYVDNGSVLTSAGKAAALDLCLHLVRLDRGSAVANAVARRLVVPPHRAGGQAQFVAAPVPARDDHPLTDLLPWAVDRLDRPLTVEDLARQARMSSRNLGRHFRAATGTTPLQWLLTQRIRRAQELLENTDNSIDTIATATGMGTATTLRRHFNRTIGVPPDTYRRTFRSRS; encoded by the coding sequence ATGAGCACTGTCGCGCTGGCCGTCACCGACGGGATGCTGCACTTCGAACTGTCCGTGGCGTACGAGGTGTTCGACGCCGCGCCGGTCGGCGTGGCCGGTCCCTGGTACGACGTGGCCGTCTGCGGATCGGACGCCGTACGGGTCGGACGGTTCCGGCTGGAGCCCGACCAAGGGCTCGACCGGCTCCGTCGCGCCGACACCGTGATCGTCCCCGCCTGGGCGGACGTCGACGAGGGCCCGCCCGCCGACCTGATCGACGCGGTACGCGCCGCCCACGAGGCCGGCGCGCGCGTGGCCTCCCTCTGCACGGGCGCGTTCGTACTGGCCGCGGCCGGCCTGCTGGACGGGCGGCGCGCGACCACGCACTGGGCGCACACCGACGTCCTGGCCGCCCGCTACCCAGAGGTGGAGGTCGACCCGGACGTGCTCTACGTGGACAACGGCAGCGTGCTCACCTCCGCGGGCAAGGCCGCCGCGCTGGACCTGTGCCTGCACCTCGTGCGCCTCGACCGCGGCTCGGCGGTGGCCAACGCCGTCGCCCGCCGCCTGGTCGTGCCGCCGCACCGGGCCGGCGGCCAGGCCCAGTTCGTCGCCGCCCCGGTGCCCGCCCGGGACGACCACCCGCTCACCGACCTGCTCCCCTGGGCCGTGGACCGCCTCGACCGCCCACTGACCGTTGAGGACCTGGCCCGCCAGGCACGCATGAGCTCCCGCAACCTGGGCCGCCACTTCAGAGCGGCAACCGGCACCACCCCGCTCCAGTGGCTCCTCACCCAACGCATCCGCCGCGCCCAGGAACTCCTGGAAAACACCGACAACAGCATCGACACCATCGCCACAGCCACCGGAATGGGCACCGCCACCACCCTGCGCCGCCACTTCAACCGCACGATCGGCGTCCCCCCGGACACATACCGCCGCACGTTCCGCTCGCGCTCCTGA
- a CDS encoding saccharopine dehydrogenase family protein translates to MRSEAGSGQTVAVFGAYGHTGRFVVAQLLERGFVPVLSGRDAGRLRELAAVSGPGLDVRPASVDDADALDRALAGTAAVINCAGPFATTAAPVIEAALRAGIPYVDVAAEIEANADTFAHFTDRARAAGAVIVPAMAFYGGLGDLLVTAAMGDWTTADEAHIAYGLNSWHPTPGTREAGRISGERRRGRRVRYTNGQLEYHNDALPTLKWPFPDPMGTRAVIGEFTMADVVTVPSHLTIPEVRTYMTVEAAGDLAAPDTPAPSAVDEHGRSDQTFLVDVVVRSGDSERRAVARGQDIYAVTAPLAVEAVHRILTGRTRTVGVASAGEIFDASDLLGALAPHISVAVGQ, encoded by the coding sequence ATGAGATCAGAGGCGGGGTCGGGGCAGACGGTGGCGGTGTTCGGTGCGTACGGGCACACCGGGCGGTTCGTGGTGGCGCAGTTGCTGGAGCGCGGGTTCGTCCCGGTTCTCTCCGGCCGTGACGCCGGCCGGCTCAGGGAGCTGGCGGCGGTGTCCGGTCCCGGGCTCGACGTCCGGCCGGCGTCGGTCGACGACGCGGACGCGCTCGACCGGGCCCTGGCCGGTACGGCGGCGGTGATCAACTGTGCCGGGCCCTTCGCCACGACCGCCGCTCCCGTGATCGAGGCGGCCCTGCGCGCCGGGATCCCGTACGTGGACGTCGCGGCGGAGATCGAGGCCAACGCCGACACGTTCGCCCACTTCACGGACCGCGCCCGCGCCGCCGGAGCGGTGATCGTCCCGGCGATGGCCTTCTACGGCGGCCTCGGCGACCTGCTGGTCACCGCGGCGATGGGCGACTGGACGACGGCCGACGAGGCACACATCGCGTACGGCCTGAACAGCTGGCACCCCACGCCCGGGACCCGCGAGGCGGGCCGGATCTCCGGGGAACGGCGCCGCGGCCGACGCGTCCGCTACACGAACGGGCAGCTGGAGTACCACAACGACGCCCTGCCCACCCTGAAGTGGCCCTTCCCCGACCCGATGGGCACCCGGGCGGTCATCGGGGAGTTCACGATGGCCGACGTCGTCACCGTCCCCAGTCACCTGACCATCCCCGAGGTACGCACCTACATGACGGTCGAGGCGGCCGGGGACCTGGCCGCCCCGGACACCCCGGCACCGTCCGCGGTCGACGAGCACGGCCGCTCCGACCAGACCTTCCTCGTCGACGTCGTCGTCCGCTCGGGCGACAGCGAACGGCGCGCCGTGGCGCGAGGCCAGGACATCTACGCCGTCACCGCACCCCTCGCGGTGGAAGCGGTCCACCGCATCCTCACCGGCCGGACCCGCACGGTCGGCGTCGCCTCCGCGGGGGAGATCTTCGACGCCTCCGACCTCCTGGGCGCACTGGCGCCGCACATCTCCGTCGCAGTGGGCCAGTAG
- a CDS encoding class E sortase codes for MSRSRALSGALTGAVVALLLGCSSETVPTGTSAKPPRDTTPATAQAPTAPATPAPATPSSESPSSVSPPPQKSDARARTARLAIPAIGLKDLRVVPYEGTTDDWPGTRLQNTGVGASPYGSRGGVGPGEVGNYLVTAHRLSAGGPLRDLPSLDKDDSVVVTSGGTVYEYEITGTRETSFRSERSLAEQRAAVPGLPGRSPTQAMITISTCATPEDNAAGNFWRDDRGNPEHRIDKIGVLTSVS; via the coding sequence ATGTCCCGTTCCCGAGCACTTTCCGGCGCGCTCACGGGCGCGGTCGTCGCGCTGCTCCTGGGGTGTTCCAGTGAGACGGTTCCGACGGGCACTTCTGCCAAGCCCCCAAGGGACACCACCCCCGCGACGGCCCAGGCACCGACGGCTCCCGCCACTCCGGCTCCCGCCACCCCGTCCTCCGAGAGTCCGTCCTCCGTGAGTCCGCCACCACAGAAGAGCGACGCCCGGGCCCGGACCGCCCGGCTCGCCATCCCGGCGATCGGACTCAAGGACCTGCGCGTGGTCCCGTACGAGGGGACGACCGACGACTGGCCGGGCACCCGGCTACAGAACACCGGCGTCGGAGCCAGCCCGTACGGGAGTCGTGGTGGGGTCGGGCCCGGTGAGGTCGGCAACTACCTCGTGACGGCCCACCGGCTCTCGGCCGGCGGCCCGCTGCGCGACCTCCCGTCCCTCGACAAGGACGACTCGGTCGTCGTCACGTCCGGCGGCACGGTGTACGAGTACGAGATCACCGGCACCAGGGAGACCTCCTTCCGCTCCGAGCGCTCGCTCGCCGAACAGCGCGCGGCGGTACCGGGCCTCCCGGGCCGGAGCCCCACCCAGGCCATGATCACCATCTCCACGTGCGCGACCCCCGAGGACAACGCGGCCGGGAACTTCTGGCGCGACGACCGAGGCAATCCCGAACACCGCATCGACAAGATCGGCGTACTGACGTCCGTGTCCTGA